The following are encoded together in the Streptomyces sp. NBC_00341 genome:
- a CDS encoding flavin reductase family protein, which produces MTVTVSSYSAPAAPTEPAAPTKPGIDPRRFRQAFRRYPAGVVVITADAGHGPIGFTATSLSSLSLDPPLVSFGIGTTTSSWPHIERARTAVVNFLGAEQQGLATTFATSGIDRFAAPTRWQRLPEGEPVLDDVAGWLRLEIEQLVPAGDHRIVIARVVDARLDEGRSPLLFHDGAYLTLRAPAPPTGH; this is translated from the coding sequence TTGACCGTCACCGTGTCCTCATATTCCGCGCCGGCCGCACCGACCGAACCGGCGGCACCGACCAAGCCCGGCATCGACCCGCGCCGATTCCGGCAGGCATTCCGCCGCTATCCCGCCGGAGTCGTCGTCATCACCGCCGACGCGGGCCACGGCCCCATAGGTTTCACCGCGACCTCGCTCAGCTCGCTCTCGCTGGACCCGCCGCTGGTGTCGTTCGGCATCGGCACCACCACCTCTTCCTGGCCGCACATCGAGCGGGCCCGCACGGCGGTCGTGAACTTCCTCGGCGCCGAACAGCAGGGACTGGCCACCACGTTCGCCACCAGCGGCATCGACCGCTTCGCCGCCCCCACCCGCTGGCAGCGGCTGCCGGAGGGGGAGCCGGTGCTCGACGATGTGGCCGGGTGGCTGCGGCTGGAGATCGAACAGCTCGTCCCGGCCGGTGACCACCGCATCGTCATCGCCCGGGTGGTGGACGCCCGGCTCGACGAGGGGCGCAGCCCGCTCCTCTTCCACGACGGCGCCTACCTCACCCTCCGGGCGCCCGCGCCCCCCACCGGCCACTGA